One window of the Camelina sativa cultivar DH55 chromosome 1, Cs, whole genome shotgun sequence genome contains the following:
- the LOC104769206 gene encoding uncharacterized protein LOC104769206 gives MNINTFLNQPKQILVPPASLSLNDKLTLDSSRTHFQMSRLISVQPSRRLIVSNAASSSPSLSGGFQDAGAQSKEEIEAETEQDPMNLADPDSCFCEFQGVHIHHKVFDPQTLSDDVSTTSLDPQETRKTDFPMILLHGFGASVFSWNRVMKPLARLVRSKVLAFDRPAFGLTSRMFHPFSGTTNDAKPLNPYSMVYSVLTTLYFIDFLAAEKAILVGHSAGCLVAVDSYFEAPERVAALILVAPAIFAPRPVVKTDVGDNRGKEASTSNFLGTIVELTKVVIRVILRAVTGMANMLNSLYKKALAAFLRSFIGVMLVRMAINKFGVTAVRNAWYDSKQVTDHVVQGYTKPLKAKGWDKSLVEFTVATITDTNGSEKKPPLSKRLQEIKCPILIVTGDTDRIVPAWNAEKLARAIPGSVFEVIKKCGHLPQEEKPDEFISIVAKFLENAFGGSQQQGSNLKFQGIVS, from the exons ATGAATATAAACACCTTTTTGAACCAACCAAAGCAGATTCTCGTACCTCCCGCTTCCTTATCTCTCAACGATAAGCTTACTCTAGATTCTTCTAGAACCCATTTTCAGATGTCTCGCCTGATCTCCGTCCAACCCTCTCGCCGTCTCATCGTCTCCaatgctgcttcttcttctccttctctctctggCGGCTTCCAAG ATGCCGGAGCCCAAAGTAAAGAGGAGATAGAGGCTGAAACAGAACAGGACCCAATGAACTTAGCTGATCCAGACAGCTGTTTCTGTGAGTTTCAAGGTGTTCATATACACCACAAAGTTTTTGACCCACAAACACTCTCTGATGATGTTTCAACTACAAGCCTCGATCCTCAAGAAACTCGAAAAACAGACTTCCCCATGATTCTATTGCACGGCTTTGGCGCTTCTGTGTTCTCCTGGAACAGAGTTATGAAGCCTCTGGCTCGGCTTGTCCGTTCTAAAGTTCTCGCCTTTGATAGACCAGCATTTGGCTTGACTTCTCGGATGTTTCACCCGTTTAGTGGTACTACCAATGATGCAAAACCTTTGAATCCCTACTCCATGGTGTATTCCGTGCTCACTACGCTGTACTTCATCGATTTTCTTGCTGCCGAGAAGGCCATTCTTGTGGG GCATTCTGCAGGTTGCCTTGTAGCTGTAGATTCTTACTTTGAAGCTCCTGAGCGTGTTGCTGCTCTCATTCTAGTTGCTCCAGCTATATTCGCTCCTCGTCCTGTGGTCAAAACTGATGTTGGAGATAACCGAGGCAAAGAAGCTTCCACGAGCAATTTTCTAGGGACTATAGTTGAGTTGACCAAAGTCGTTATAAGAGTAATTTTAAGAGCGGTAACAGGGATGGCGAATATGCTTAATTCTCTATACAAGAAAGCTTTAGCAGCTTTCCTCAGATCCTTTATTGGAGTAATGCTG GTGAGAATGGCAATCAATAAATTCGGAGTAACAGCTGTTAGAAACGCTTGGTATGACTCAAAGCAAGTGACGGATCACGTCGTGCAGGGTTACACAAAG cctCTAAAAGCCAAGGGATGGGACAAATCTCTTGTGGAATTCACCGTCGCTACAATAACAGATACTAATGGCTCAGAGAAAAAACCTCCATTGTCGAAAAGACTGCAAGAAATCAAATGCCCCA TTCTGATTGTGACTGGAGATACGGACCGGATTGTGCCAGCATGGAACGCAGAGAAGCTGGCACGAGCCATACCGGGATCAGTGTTTGAAGTAATTAAGAAATGCGGTCATCTTCCTCAAGAGGAAAAGCCAGATGAGTTCATATCTATTGTTGCAAAGTTTCTAGAGAATGCTTTTGGAGGGTCACAACAACAAGGATCGAACTTAAAGTTTCAAGGCATTGTATCATGA
- the LOC104769116 gene encoding hydroxyacylglutathione hydrolase cytoplasmic: MKIFHVPCLEDNYSYLIIDESTGDAAVVDPVDPEKVIASAEQHQVKIKFVLTTHHHWDHAGGNEKIKQLVPGIKVYGGSLDKVKGCTDAVDNGDKLSLGQDVNILALHTPCHTKGHISYYVTGKEGENPAVFTGDTLFVAGCGKFFEGTAEQMHQSLCVTLAALPKPTQVYCGHEYTVKNLEFALTVEPNNEKIQQKLSWARQQRQANLPTIPSTLEEELETNPFMRVDKPEIQEKLGCNSPTDTLREIRNKKDQWKG; encoded by the exons atgaagatctTCCACGTTCCTTGTCTAGAAGACAACTACTCTTATCT GATTATCGATGAGAGCACCGGAGACGCGGCGGTTGTAGATCCAGTTGATCCGGAGAAAGTGATCGCATCTGCTGAGCAGCACCAGGTTAAGATCAAATTCGTACTCACCACGCATCATCACTG GGATCATGCTGGTGGAAACGAGAAGATAAAGCAGTTGGTGCCTGGGATCAAAGTATATGGAGGTTCTCTGGATAAGGTGAAGGGATGCACTGATGCGGTTGATAATGGTGACAAGTTGTCTTTGGGTCAGGATGTCAACATTTTGGCTCTCCACACCCCTTG CCACACCAAGGGTCACATTAGTTATTATGTTACTGGTAAAGAAGGTGAAAACCCAGCTGTATTCACTGGAGATACACTT TTTGTTGCTGGATGTGGGAAGTTTTTTGAAGGGACAGCTGAACAGATGCATCAGTCGTTGTGTGTGACCTTGGCTGCATTACCTAAACCAACGCAGGTTTACTGCGGCCATGAG TACACCGTTAAGAACTTGGAATTTGCTCTAACTGTGGAACCAAACAATGAGAAGATACAGCAGAAGTTATCATGGGCCCGTCAACAGCGCCAAGCAAATCTTCCCACAATCCCTTCAACACTAGAGGAAGAGCTCGAAACAAATCCATTTATGCGTGTCGATAAGCCAGAGATACAG GAGAAACTTGGTTGCAATTCCCCCACTGATACACTCAGGGAAATCCGGAACAAGAAAGATCAGTGGAAGGGATGA